A window of the Hordeum vulgare subsp. vulgare chromosome 5H, MorexV3_pseudomolecules_assembly, whole genome shotgun sequence genome harbors these coding sequences:
- the LOC123396599 gene encoding ervatamin-B-like, whose amino-acid sequence MASSMPCLVLLLGMACLLQASLTTAADPPQRPPWELPESEMRARWSRWMTKYSKRYSGPEEREKRFQIFSQNVNSIGAFASQTTVNAVVGGFGPQTITTVTVGMNRFGDLNPSEVVAQFTGSNNTGFIPEAPTYLPNDDSRKPCCVDWRSQGAVTGVKFQGTCLSCWAFAAVAAIEGMNKIRTGELVSLSEQQLVDCDTRSSGCSGGRSDTAMGLVASRGGITSEERYPYSGYSGSCEVDKLLFDHQASVTGFKSVPPNDERQLALAVAQQPVTVYIDASAWDFQFYSGGIYSGPCSVEANRVNHAVTIVGYCEQFGQKFWIAKNSWSNDWGVQGYIYLAKDVYWPTGTCGLATSPFYPTA is encoded by the exons ATGGCTTCTTCCATGCCTTGCCTTGTCCTACTCTTGGGCATGGCCTGCCTTCTGcaggcatcactaaccacggccgCCGACCCGCCGCAGCGGCCACCATGGGAGCTGCCGGAATCCGAGATGAGGGCCAGGTGGTCCAGGTGGATGACCAAGTACTCGAAGCGCTACTCTGGCCCCGAGGAGAGGGAGAAACGGTTCCAGATCTTCAGCCAGAACGTCAACTCCATCGGCGCTTTCGCCAGCCAGACAACGGTTAACGCTGTTGTCGGCGGATTCGGGCCCCAGACCATCACCACGGTCACCGTCGGCATGAACAGGTTCGGCGACCTCAACCCCAGCGAGGTCGTCGCGCAGTTCACAGGTTCCAACAACACCGGCTTCATCCCGGAAGCTCCAACCTACCTCCCCAACGATGACTCACGGAAGCCATGCTGCGTCGACTGGCGCTCCCAGGGTGCCGTCACCGGCGTCAAGTTTCAGGGCACTTGCT TGTCTTGCTGGGCGTTTGCGGCGGTGGCGGCCATCGAGGGCATGAACAAGATCAGGACCGGTGAGCTGGTGTCGCTCTCGGAGCAGCAGCTCGTGGACTGCGACACCCGCAGCAGCGGGTGCAGCGGTGGCCGGTCCGACACCGCGATGGGCCTCGTGGCCTCCCGCGGCGGCATCACGTCAGAGGAGAGGTACCCCTACAGCGGCTATTCCGGCAGCTGCGAGGTGGACAAGCTGCTGTTCGACCACCAGGCGTCCGTCACAGGGTTCAAGTCCGTGCCGCCCAACGATGAGCGGCAGCTGGCACTGGCCGTGGCGCAGCAGCCTGTGACGGTGTACATCGACGCAAGCGCATGGGATTTTCAGTTCTACTCCGGCGGCATCTACAGTGGCCCCTGCTCCGTCGAGGCCAATAGGGTGAACCACGCCGTCACCATCGTCGGCTACTGCGAGCAGTTCGGTCAAAAGTTTTGGATTGCCAAGAACTCGTGGAGCAACGACTGGGGCGTCCAGGGATACATCTACCTCGCCAAGGACGTCTACTGGCCCACGGGCACCTGCGGCCTCGCCACCTCGCCCTTCTACCCAACAGCTTGA